GCTGCCAGCCGCTGGCCCGACCGCGAAACGGTCGCGGACAATTCGCAGGGCGTGCAACTCGGGACGATCCAGAAACTCGCGCGCTACTGGGAAACCGACTACGACTGGCGCAAGGTCGAGACGCGGCTCAACGCCTTGCCGCAGTTCATCACCGAGATCGACGGGCTCGACATTCATTTCATCCACGTTCGTTCAAAACATGAGAATGCTCTGCCGCTGATCGTCACGCACGGGTGGCCCGGCTCGATCATCGAGCAGCTGAAGATCGTCGATCCGCTGACCAATCCCACAGCGCACGGAGGCAGTGCGTCGGACGCTTTCCATCTGGTGATTCCGTCGCTGCCGGGCTTCGGGTTTTCAGGCAAGCCAACCACGACCGGCTGGGACCCGGCCCGCATGGCACGTGCCTGGGGCGTGCTGATGAAGCGCCTCGGATACACGCGGTTTGTGGCGCAAGGCGGCGATTGGGGTGCGATGGTCTCGGATGTGATGGGTACGCAGGCGCCTCCCGAATTGATCGGCATTCACCTCAACTGGGTTTTCGCGGTTCCACCAGACATCGATAAGGCGATCCAGACCGGCAGCCCGCTGCCCTCCGATCTCTCAGTCGACGAACGACGGGCGTGCGAGCAACTGGCCTTCTTCTACAAGACAGGTGTGGGCTACGCCGTCGAGATGGCGAACCGCCCACAGACATTGTACGGACTCGGAGATTCACCGATCGGCCTGGCAGCCTTCCTACTCGACCACGACCCGCGCAGTTATGAGCTCATCGCACGCGCCTTTGACGGACAACCCGGCGGCCTCACGCGAGACGATGTCCTCGACAACATCACGCTCTACTGGTTGACGAATACGGCGACGTCGTCGGCGCGTATCTATTGGGAAAACAAGTTCGCCTTTTTCGCCCCGAAAGGGGTCGCCATACCCGTCGCCGTGAGCGCCTTTCCTGACGAGGTCTGTACAATCCCGCGGAGTTGGGCGGCGCGGGCGTATCCCAAGCTCATCTACTACAACAAGCTCGATAAAGGCGGGCACTTCGCCTCCTGGGAACAGCCAGAGGTCTTCTGCAGTGAGCTTCGGGCAGCGTTCAGAACCCTCCGTGGATCCATCTGAAAAACGTCGGCGCGCCCATTGACCGGCGAAGACAAACCAGTGGGTAGTAGCCGCTGTACTCGCAACGGCAATCGAAGTACCGATTGCCGGTTCTTAGCCTGGAGATTCATGGCAGGTGGCGGATGCGGGGCAACCGTTGAAATGGCGTAGGATTTGTTTGCTTTGGCCGATCCGCGCGATGTTCCGAAGACCACACCACCCATGAATAATCCTACGCTGCCGCTGACGGGTTTGTCATCTGTTCGCAGCAACTCTGTCCTCGCCCGTTTCGAGTTGGGGATGCCGCCCCGGACAATGGCGTACTCGCTCTGGCCAGGGTGGAAATGCGGCTGCGTGTCGCCGAGCGTCTGGCGCCGTTCGAGCGGCTTGCCAACTCTCAAGACAATAAATCCCGAGGAGATCAACATGAGCAGTACTCAGGAGCGCAGCGAAACTGCAATCGGGACTCCGAAAGCACGGACGCTCGACATGAAGTTCGAGATCGTGGTCATTCCTGTTTCGGACGTTGATCGCGCCAAGAGTTTTTACTGCGGCTTGGGGTGGAGGCTCGACGCCGACTTCGCTGCCGGTGACGACTGGCGCGTGATCCAGTTCACGCCGCCCGGTTCCGAGTGCTCGGTCATTTTCGGCAAGAACGTCACCGCGGCAGCACCCGGCTCCGCTCAGGGACTGTACTTGATTGTCTCTGACATAAAGGCCGCCCGCAACGAGCTGCTTGGTCGCGACGTCGACATCAGCGAGGTTTTTCACGACGCGGGCGGCGTGTATGCGGGCACAGACGAGCCCTACCTGTTTGGGCGAGCTCGGGTCAGCGGCCCGGATCCCGAGCACCGCAGCTACCGCTCGTACGCCTCGTTCAGCGATCCGGACGGCAACGGCTGGCTGCTCCAGGAAGTCACCGCGCGATTGCCCGGGCGTGTCGAAGCGAACCTCACGACATTCACCTCGCCGACCGAGCTGGCGGCCGCGCTCCGACGCGCCTCGGCCGCCCATGGCGAGCACGAAGCGCGGACGGGCGGCCAGCGTGATGAAAACTGGCCGGACTGGTACGCCGCGTACATGGTGGCGGAGCACGCCGGCAAGGAGCTGCCTTTGTGATCAGCGGCTAAGACGTCATCATCATCGGCGGCGGCTCGCCAGGCGAGCACTGCGCCGGTGCGCTTGCAGAAGGCGGGCTACGCGTCGCGCTCGTCGAGGCCGAGCTGGCAGGCTGCGAATGCTCCTACTTGGCCTGCATTCCGTCCAAGACACTGCTGTACCCCGGGAGGCGGTGGCTCCGGCGTTTGTCGCTCGGGGCGGCGGTACAACGCAAATGTAAGGTAAATGATATGACGATGAAATCGACACTTGGGGGCTCGATCCTGGTGACCGGAGCGGCCGGGGACATTGGTGCTATCGGCCGCCACCTCACCGGAATGCTGCTCGCCAAGGGGCATAAGGTGCGAGCCTTGGTACGGCGGGAGGATGAACGCGCTGAGGGCTTGCGCCAGCTCGGGGCCGAGGTTGTGCAGGGCGATCTGACGGATCTTGCCTCGGTGCACCGTGCGGTCGAAGGTTGCCCGCGCATCTATTTCGGAATGTCGATCTCGGCGGCTTATCTCGAAGCGACGGTGAACCTAGCAGCGGTGGCGCGCCACCACGGCGCCGAGGCATTTGTGAACATGTCGCAGATGACCGTGACACAGATGAGCATCACCGATACCACTGGCAGCCCGCAGCACAAGCTGCACTGGCTTGCGGAACAGGCATTGGCCTGGTCGGAGCTGTCGGTTGTCACCGTGCGGCCGACGGTTTTTCTCGAAAGCTTCTTCCTGCGTCTCGCCAAGGCAAGCGTCCGGGACAATGACGAGCTGGCGCTGCCGCTGGGCGACAGCAGGACCTCGCCCGTATCGTCTGTCGATGTGGCGCGCGCCGTTTCCGTGATCCTCGACGAGCCTACCTCTCACATTGGCCACGTTTACAATCTGACCGGATTCGAGTCCGCCGATTTGGACCATTATGCGCGGGTCTTCTCCGAGGTTCTCGGCCGAACGATACGCTATCGCGACGTCCCGCTCTCCGTATGGACGGATGCGCTTCGCGGGTCTGGAGTGCCGACGCACCTACTGAACCACCTCGCAGTGATGGCCGAACTTCACTTGCAGGGGCGCTATGACCGCCTGACGGATGACCTGGTCAAACTCACCGGCAAAACGCCGACAAGCACGTACGACTTCGTGAAATTGCACGCCGCCGAATTCACGCGGGGTGAAGCCGCGGCGGCTTGAGGTGCTGGCCGCCGTGTGCCGCCAGGGTGCACAATCAACCGCGATAACAAGGGCCTGTCTATGGACAAGATCAAGGATCCCGAGAAAATAGATACCCGTCGACGCCTCTTGGTCGGCGCCGCGGCGATGGCAGTTGCAGCCGTGGAATTCGCGGTAAATGCGCGGGGAGAGATTATCACCCAGACAAATACGTCCGACCTGGGCGGAGTGCCGAGATCGTTCGGCTCGCTCAAACAGGTCAACGCCGGATCGCTGAACGTCGGATATGCCGAGCTAGGGCCCGTCGACGGCGCGCCTGTCGTCCTGCTCCACGGCTGGCCATACGACATCCACACCTATGTCGACGTCGCGCCTCTTCTGGCAGCCAGAGGATACTGGGTTATCGTGCCCTATCTGCGCGGCTATGGCAGCACACGCTTCCTGTCGGACGAGACGATGCGCAACAGCCAGCAGTCGGCGTTCGCCGTGGACACGGTCGCCCTCATGGATGCGCTGGGCATCGAAAGAGCTATTGTCGCCGGCTGCGACTGGGGCGCCCGCACGGCAAATATCGTCGCCGCTCTCTGGCCAGCACGGTGCAAGGCGATGGTTTCGGTGAGTGGGTATCTGATTGGTAACCAGCACCTCGGCATGGTGCCGCTGCCGCCGAAGGCCGAACTGCAGTGGTGGTATCAATACTACTTCGCCACCGACCGCGGCCGCGACGGCTACAAGAAATACAGACGTGAGTTCGCCAAGCTGATCTGGCAGCTCGCTTCGCCCAAATGGAGCTTCGATGAGGCTACCTTCGAGCGCAGCGCTTCGGCTTTCGACAATCCAGATCATGTAGCGATCGTAATCCACAATTACCGCTGGCGGCTCGGGCTGGCTGAAGGTGAACATCAGCATGACGAACTGGAGCGGCTGCTCGCGCAAGGCCCCCCAATCAGCGTGCCCACGATTACACTCGAGGGCGACGCTAACGGCGCGCCGCATCTGGATCCAAGTGCGTACGCCAAAAAGTTCTCGGGCAAGTATCAGCACCGGTTGATCGCGGGCAATATCGGTCATAATTTGCCGCAAGAAGCGCCGCAGGCCTTCGCTCAGGCTGTGATAGATGTTGATGGCATTTGACAGCGATCTGGACACGGTTCCTGCTGAGCGAGACTCCGCGACCGGCACCGACCACTTGTCATTGGCGGCATCGCGCGGCGTGTAAGCTGGACGGGCCGCGCATACTTAGGCCTGTTCGTGGTTCAGCTGCGCGCTAGACTAATCGCATCCCAACAACGTCCGCGGGCACACTGCCGACGTGTGGCGCGCTGTTGCCAAATCTACCTGCAGACCGACATCTGGTACGCCAGTGGTTTTTCCGCGTGTTCCGCCACGCAAGGTTGTGAGGCTAGGGGATCTCATGCGGCCCGCTCGCGGGGCAGATAGTCCCAAAGTATTGACGACACCATGGTCCAATAGATTTGCGTTCACACTTGATCGAATCTGTGTGTCGTATCCGTTTAGGCAGTGTGCGGACAGGAATTTGCACCATGAAACTCTGGTCTCTTATCACACAGTCCGCATCAGCCTTTTGCGAATTCGTCGCACCTCGCTACCGACCCGAGCTCCACTACATGCGCGGCCCAGGACCAGCCTACGCGCGCCGCGCGGTCATGGTCGAGGCGAGGTGCGTATTGCCGAGCGGCGAACGTCGATGACGATCGTCCAATAGATTTGCCTGCTCGCTTGACCGATTCTGTGCATCTCATCCGAGTAAGCCGATGTGCGGACAGGAAATCGCACCATGACACTCCGCCACATCGCTGGCTGGTGGCTTCGCCTTCGCCGGTTAGTCGATGGAGACTGCTTGGAAGATTTTTCCGGTTGCCTCCGATGGAGAGAGGGACATGATCGAACAACAGACACGGACATCCTGGTATCGCAGCATGGACGAAAACACCGCTGCGGTGGCAGGCACTGATCCGCGAATACTGCTCGCCTCGATCGTCCACGATTTCAACAATCTCCTCACCCCGATCGTCACGATCATGGAGGAATTGCAACGTCAGCAGGCCGGCTCGCCCAGGCAGCTCAAACGCATCAACGGAGCGATATTTTGCGCATTCCGCGCCAAAACACTGGCACGACAGCTGCTCGATTTTGCGCACGCCCGGAAACTCCGGCCTGCGGCAGTGGATATCGGCCAGCTTCTGGACTCCCTGGAGCCGATCCAGGGAAGCGTGTTGCCTTCGGGCATCATCATTCGGTTCGATGTTGCCGACGATCTTCCAGCGGCCTTCATCGACCGCCAGCTAATGGAGCGGGCATTGCTCAATCTGGTGCTAAACGCCCGCGATGCGATGCCGGACGGCGGAGAGGTCGTCGTTGCCGCCGCCATCGATCGAGAGCCCGGAAGCCGTACCGCGACGCGCGAACCGATGATCCGCCTATCGGTTGCTGATACCGGTATCGGTATGGAGCTGGCGACGCTGCGAAGTGCGGGGGTGCCCTACTTTTCGACGAAAACTAACGGAACAGGCCTGGGCCTGGCGATGGTGAGCCAAGTGATGGAAAGTCAAGGCGGTGGGCTGTCGGTCACAAGTACGCCACACCACGGCACTGCGATTGACCTGTGGCTGCCGGTGATGCCGTCTTCCATTGCCGGCTCACGTTGACGATCGAACGGAAAATTCCCCACTCCGGCCGGAACTCCACAAGCCCGATTTACTCCCGTACCTGGATGATCTCGTCCGACTTCTTGTCGCACAGACCGATGCCAAAGTATCGACAATACCATCGTGCAATGGATTCGTGTCCGTCTTCAGTTGGATAAAAATCATTCCGGGAGAAGTTGCCAATGCGCATGCCATTGCCTTTCTATTCCGTTCTTTCGCAGACGGCGGAAAGCTTGTTTCCGTCCGGATCGCGGACGTAGCATGCATAGAAATTTGCGTGCCGGCTTGCCGTCGTCGGTGCCACCTGAGGCTAGTGCCGCAGCATAGAAGGCATCGACGGAAGCGCGGCTCGGCGCATCGAGCGCCACCATGGAGCCGTTGCCCACAGTGGCGGCCTTCTTGTTGAACGGGATCGTAACCCATAGGCGACTGCGGCTGTCGCCCTCTGGCGCATAACCTATCTCGACCTCGTCGGCCCGATGGCAGGTATAGCCGAGGGCGCCGAGCGCAGCATCATAAAAGTCCCGAGCGCGATCAAGGTCATGTGTCCCAAGTGTGATGTAGAGAAGCATATGTAGCAAACCGGAATTTTTGCGAGCGATCGGAAACGCGCTGTTCCGAATTGCACTCAGCGTTCAAGGCGGCAGCGCTCCCTTGCTTAACAGAAGGAGCAGATCATGTCAGGAGATCAAACCTCACCGGCCACCTTGCCACGGATGATGCTGGCCATCCAGGCCGGGGCGTTTGGAGGCATCGAACAGTTGCAGCTGTTATCGATACCTGTCCCGACCCCGCGCAAGGGAGAAGTTCTCGTAAGAGTTGGCGCTGCGGGGTGGGCCCCTGGGATGCGCTCGCGCGCGAGGGAAAGATCGGGCTCGCACTACCTTTGCCGGTGACTCTCGGCGCCGATCTATCCGGCGTTGTCGTCGAGGTCGGCGAGGGTGTCGAAGATTTGACGAGCGGCGATGCGATTTTGGGAGTTACGAACAATCACTTCGTCGGAGCATATGCGGAGTTTGCGGTGGCGGATGCCTACCGAGTGACGCTCAAACCGGCAGGACTTGGCTTCGTCGAAGCCGGCGGGATCCCGGTCGTTGCCGCGACGGCCCGGTCGATGCTTTTCGACTATGGCGGGCTGCAAAGTGGCCAGCGCGTTCTTGTCCACGGGTCCGCCGGATCAGTCGGCAATCTGGTCGTTCAGCTTGCTCATCATGCCGGCGCGGAGGTGATCGCCACCTGCCGTGCCCGCGACGTCGCTTTCGTGACGAAAATGGGGGCCGATAAGGTAATCGACTTCGAGGCCACTGACTTCGTTTTGGCTGATGAACCCGTCAATCTGGTCATCGATACGGTTGGCGGGGAAACACAGCGCCGGTCTTTCGATGCTATCGTTCCGGGGGGCAGGCTGGTTTCCGTAGTCTCAGCGCCCGACGAGGCATTGGCCGCAGAAGCACAGGTGCAGGCGCATTACTTCATTGTGGACGTGCGACATCCGGCGCTGGAGGAGCTTGGCGCTCTGTTCGCGGATGGCACCCTTCGGGCGAACATTGGTGAGGTCTTGCCGCTCGCCGAGGCTCCGCTTGCCCATGAGATGCTCGCCGGCCGGCCGCATCGCCGTGGGAAGATAGTGCTCGATATCGACTCCGGCTTTAGGAACTGTTGAGTTACGCCAGCGAAGCAAAACACGAAGAAATCGTGAACTGGAATTGAGTGCCGAGCACGTGCCCAACAGCTGGAGAGAGGGAAGGGGAAAAAAGGTGAAGGGGGTTCGTCCGCCCGCAGGTGAAGCCGGAAGGTCGGCGCTGTTCCGCGCAGCGGATACGCGTCGGTCCTGCAGAACGCCGCACCGGCCGCCGGGAGGAACAACGTAGAGACCCTCTTTTGGCGTGCGAGGGAGAGAGGGCGGAGCCCTATTTTCCTCTCTCGACTTATCAACGTCGGCGGTGATCGCGGCCGCCCTCTGAACTGAAAGGAGCCGTCGCCGGCTTACGCCAGACCGCGGGTGTATGGCAGCCGCAGAAGACAGGATATCGCGGCTGCAATGACCGATCGACACAGGGAGCTGCATATCGCGCCTGGTATCTTGTCGACGCGGCATTCGGGATACATCGCTCAAACCATCGCATTCGCAAATTGTTGCCGCCGATCACCGCACGGGTCGCTAAGTGGCCTTTCACGTCATAATTTCTGCATTTGGGACGTGTGTCTTGATGAGAAGGAGAGCCGCAGCGGCAGCCCAGCACTTTGCGACCACACTTCACGCCCCCCTCTCAGAAAGCTCGTCGTATAACGACGAACCCCGTCTGACCGTTCGGGTCGTCAGGTCTCAGTCGATGCGAAGGCTCTGCTCCATCGCGTAGCACTGGTCCCAGATGAACACATCATAGCCGGCGAGCCGAGACTGCCACTTGGGCGTGACGGTATTCACGCATTTCACAACGACGCGGTCGATGTAGTTGTCGTAGACTGCCCAGGGATTGGGCTTGTCCTCGGCTTCCATTTCTTCGCCCGGTGTCGTTGATTTGAGGGCAGCAGCGGCAGCTGCCTTCAGGTCATTCATGAATTCGAGTTGCGTCCGTACATCGGAATGAGTGCCCACGCGATTAACATGGCCTCCAACGAGCGTTTCGAACGGCAATGTGTCGATGTACGCAACCTGGTCAAAGTAACCCGGGATGTCCTTGGCAAGCGCGAAGCGACGCCATGGCATCCAGCCAGGGAAGATCACATCGACCACCATCAGGACCTTCTGTTCGGGAGCATAGATGAAGATGTTTCCTGGCTCATGGGGGCTGCTGCCGGGATAGCTAAGCTCAAGAACCTGGCTACCGACCTTCAGGGTGTAGTGATCCTTGAACGTGACCGTAGGCACAGGGCGTCTCGGATCCTTCGCCCGTTCCAGCAGTCGCAGGGTCTCTTCTTGGGCGATGATAATTGGATGACCGCCGAGGTCGTCTACGCCGCCAATATGATCTACATGCGCATGGCTGTAGACGACATGTGTGACAGGCTGGTTCGTCACCTCGGCGATAGCCTGGTGTATGTGGCCCGAGTATCCCGGAGGTGCGTCGATCACAACAACGCCTGTCTCGTACACCAGGAACATCGACTGGTATCCGTTGTCGGTGATCACGTAGAGGCCACGGCCCAGCTGTTGGGTCCGGTATCCCTTCTTCGGGTCGATGGCCGGGGTTACGTCTTCCTCGGGAATCGGAAGATAGTGGTCGACGCGCGTGCCTATCGGCGCCAGCGACGGCATACTCTGGTAAGGGGCGCCAGGCTGTCCCGGCAAGGTCTCGGCGCGGGCGCCCTGAGTTGGCGCTAAACCGAGTCCAACAGTGACCAACATGGAGCCGGCCTTCGCCGCCGCC
This region of Mesorhizobium sp. M2A.F.Ca.ET.046.03.2.1 genomic DNA includes:
- a CDS encoding alpha/beta hydrolase yields the protein MDKIKDPEKIDTRRRLLVGAAAMAVAAVEFAVNARGEIITQTNTSDLGGVPRSFGSLKQVNAGSLNVGYAELGPVDGAPVVLLHGWPYDIHTYVDVAPLLAARGYWVIVPYLRGYGSTRFLSDETMRNSQQSAFAVDTVALMDALGIERAIVAGCDWGARTANIVAALWPARCKAMVSVSGYLIGNQHLGMVPLPPKAELQWWYQYYFATDRGRDGYKKYRREFAKLIWQLASPKWSFDEATFERSASAFDNPDHVAIVIHNYRWRLGLAEGEHQHDELERLLAQGPPISVPTITLEGDANGAPHLDPSAYAKKFSGKYQHRLIAGNIGHNLPQEAPQAFAQAVIDVDGI
- a CDS encoding MBL fold metallo-hydrolase, coding for MLLFRSGLLRAAAKAGSMLVTVGLGLAPTQGARAETLPGQPGAPYQSMPSLAPIGTRVDHYLPIPEEDVTPAIDPKKGYRTQQLGRGLYVITDNGYQSMFLVYETGVVVIDAPPGYSGHIHQAIAEVTNQPVTHVVYSHAHVDHIGGVDDLGGHPIIIAQEETLRLLERAKDPRRPVPTVTFKDHYTLKVGSQVLELSYPGSSPHEPGNIFIYAPEQKVLMVVDVIFPGWMPWRRFALAKDIPGYFDQVAYIDTLPFETLVGGHVNRVGTHSDVRTQLEFMNDLKAAAAAALKSTTPGEEMEAEDKPNPWAVYDNYIDRVVVKCVNTVTPKWQSRLAGYDVFIWDQCYAMEQSLRID
- a CDS encoding VOC family protein; translation: MSSTQERSETAIGTPKARTLDMKFEIVVIPVSDVDRAKSFYCGLGWRLDADFAAGDDWRVIQFTPPGSECSVIFGKNVTAAAPGSAQGLYLIVSDIKAARNELLGRDVDISEVFHDAGGVYAGTDEPYLFGRARVSGPDPEHRSYRSYASFSDPDGNGWLLQEVTARLPGRVEANLTTFTSPTELAAALRRASAAHGEHEARTGGQRDENWPDWYAAYMVAEHAGKELPL
- a CDS encoding ATP-binding protein; amino-acid sequence: MIEQQTRTSWYRSMDENTAAVAGTDPRILLASIVHDFNNLLTPIVTIMEELQRQQAGSPRQLKRINGAIFCAFRAKTLARQLLDFAHARKLRPAAVDIGQLLDSLEPIQGSVLPSGIIIRFDVADDLPAAFIDRQLMERALLNLVLNARDAMPDGGEVVVAAAIDREPGSRTATREPMIRLSVADTGIGMELATLRSAGVPYFSTKTNGTGLGLAMVSQVMESQGGGLSVTSTPHHGTAIDLWLPVMPSSIAGSR
- a CDS encoding epoxide hydrolase family protein, with protein sequence MSTLPLSPTRRELLATAAAVGAVSLLPDPLNAAAGGDSVRPFTFNASDEELAELRRRIAASRWPDRETVADNSQGVQLGTIQKLARYWETDYDWRKVETRLNALPQFITEIDGLDIHFIHVRSKHENALPLIVTHGWPGSIIEQLKIVDPLTNPTAHGGSASDAFHLVIPSLPGFGFSGKPTTTGWDPARMARAWGVLMKRLGYTRFVAQGGDWGAMVSDVMGTQAPPELIGIHLNWVFAVPPDIDKAIQTGSPLPSDLSVDERRACEQLAFFYKTGVGYAVEMANRPQTLYGLGDSPIGLAAFLLDHDPRSYELIARAFDGQPGGLTRDDVLDNITLYWLTNTATSSARIYWENKFAFFAPKGVAIPVAVSAFPDEVCTIPRSWAARAYPKLIYYNKLDKGGHFASWEQPEVFCSELRAAFRTLRGSI
- a CDS encoding NADP-dependent oxidoreductase codes for the protein MGPWDALAREGKIGLALPLPVTLGADLSGVVVEVGEGVEDLTSGDAILGVTNNHFVGAYAEFAVADAYRVTLKPAGLGFVEAGGIPVVAATARSMLFDYGGLQSGQRVLVHGSAGSVGNLVVQLAHHAGAEVIATCRARDVAFVTKMGADKVIDFEATDFVLADEPVNLVIDTVGGETQRRSFDAIVPGGRLVSVVSAPDEALAAEAQVQAHYFIVDVRHPALEELGALFADGTLRANIGEVLPLAEAPLAHEMLAGRPHRRGKIVLDIDSGFRNC
- a CDS encoding NAD(P)H-binding protein gives rise to the protein MTMKSTLGGSILVTGAAGDIGAIGRHLTGMLLAKGHKVRALVRREDERAEGLRQLGAEVVQGDLTDLASVHRAVEGCPRIYFGMSISAAYLEATVNLAAVARHHGAEAFVNMSQMTVTQMSITDTTGSPQHKLHWLAEQALAWSELSVVTVRPTVFLESFFLRLAKASVRDNDELALPLGDSRTSPVSSVDVARAVSVILDEPTSHIGHVYNLTGFESADLDHYARVFSEVLGRTIRYRDVPLSVWTDALRGSGVPTHLLNHLAVMAELHLQGRYDRLTDDLVKLTGKTPTSTYDFVKLHAAEFTRGEAAAA